The Salvia miltiorrhiza cultivar Shanhuang (shh) chromosome 1, IMPLAD_Smil_shh, whole genome shotgun sequence genome has a window encoding:
- the LOC131006219 gene encoding uncharacterized protein LOC131006219 yields MNEIVLKCFDGCGDNKYYLSITSPQDMSPKEGFEITNLFFYDNENYVSGNICRMLLYFYYHGKIVLCNLTTKELEFIAPPKKPIQYNILLQGCGLGYDAKSGDYKLIQKYHLWSWCNVRHRSDYEETKTELYSLKSCSWKEIPSPDARIAGGNCGVYVEGSCYWQASLGPAFGGPSGELALDVLSFDFTSECFSCIPSPTGDDGLTYDLVECRGFLGAIAYEYTDEQSKCGAKSFELLVWKESSWAKSFVVALYGIENPLGLKEGRFLFLKRKIFGSDKPYQLVVYDCVTKELKKFDTDARAQNVSVVSHVEDRVELVYDWISMKVFSYAENCALLPNDAKISQNAEEFVLEGFQKIDIQPWKLERKPTFTVIRLWLFTYILCYVSCRCAWK; encoded by the exons ATGAATGAGATTGTTTTGAAATGTTTCGATGGTTGTGGCGATAATaagtattatttatctattacgTCTCCTCAAGACATGTCTCCCAAGGAAGGCTTTGAAATTACCAATCTTTTCTTttatgataatgaaaattatgtTAGTGGTAATATTTGTCGGATGCTattgtatttctattatcatgGCAAAATTGTTCTTTGCAACCTAACAACTAAAGAGCTGGAATTTATTGCTCCGCCGAAGAAACCCATTCAATATAATATCCTTCTCCAGGGTTGTGGTCTCGGATACGATGCTAAATCCGGCGACTACAAGTTGATACAGAAGTATCACCTATGGTCTTGGTGCAATGTTCGACATCGTTCTGATTATGAAGAGACGAAAACTGAGTTGTATTCGCTTAAAAGTTGTTCTTGGAAGGAGATTCCGAGTCCTGATGCTCGTATTGCCGGCGGCAATTGTGGTGTGTACGTTGAGGGGAGTTGCTATTGGCAAGCAAGTCTTGGTCCGGCCTTTGGTGGTCCATCAGGTGAACTGGCATTAGATGTTCTATCATTTGACTTCACCAGTGAATGTTTCTCTTGCATCCCTTCGCCGACTGGAGATGATGGGTTGACATATGATCTTGTCGAGTGTCGTGGCTTTCTGGGTGCTATTGCCTATGAATATACCGATGAACAATCAAAGTGTGGAGCCAAGTCTTTTGAGCTTTTGGTATGGAAAGAAAGTTCGTGGGCCAAATCATTTGTTGTTGCTCTTTACGGCATTGAAAACCCGTTGGGATTGAAGGAAGGTCGATTTTTGTTTCTTAAAAGGAAGATATTCGGTAGTGATAAGCCCTATCAGTTAGTAGTTTATGATTGTGTTACGAAGGAGTTGAAGAAATTTGATACTGATGCTCGTGCACAAAATGTGAGTGTTGTCTCTCATGTTGAGGATAGAGTTGAGCTAGTTTATGACTGGATTTCGATGAAGGTGTTTTCTTATGCTGAGAATTGTGCTCTGCTGCCGAATGATGCAAAAAT CTCACAAAATGCTGAAGAATTCGTCCTCGAAGGTTTTCAGAAGATCGACATCCAGCCATGGAAGCTCGAAAGAAAACCCACATTTACTGTGATAAGGCTTTGGCTTTTTACCTATATCTTGTGTTATGTCTCGTGTCGTTGTGCTTGGAAATGA
- the LOC131006220 gene encoding receptor-like protein 7, with product MLPKLFLVISTLISSFIFTTHSYNTQCLHHQKILLLQLKDELSFNSSLSTKLVRWNERDECCKWPGVACDAAGYVVSLQLHNESISGGIADSSSLFRLEYLENLNLAYNKFNNTPIPKGIHNLTYLTHLNLSYAYFGGQVPAEISSLRRLVSLDISNEYSGPPSPELPNLEMLVQNLTGLRELYLDYVDVTSSHERRKWNHIISSYLPNLTALSLRGCGLSGPLAESFWQLHSLSILRLGYNNLSTEVLDSFANFPSLTSLSLYSCGLKGSIPSTFANLTNLIRVDLSSNFFTGSLSSMLFEGLSNLVYLDLRNNSFSGNIPHSLFALPSLLGLDLSSNQFNGTLQLDKCQNLANLTRLDLSHNRLSVDVGNLNSTSYGSLQLKVLTLASCNLSHFPSWIWGTQLWYLDLSYNLLTDLQKPYHIPASLRFLFLQSNQLKGELHLPIPSASQLSYLFLGNNSLSGSIPTSLCSATSLRVLDLSGNRLSGSIPPCLLENISELDLSQNNISGSIPDNFPMDCFLAYLDVNNNTLEGKIPKSLERCEQLQFMNVGNNNITDSFPCMLSSKLRVLVLHSNRFHGEVRCHNMNWEDLQILDISSNQFSGNLESINFSSWKTMMLQSDEQLRNGDSNFYYSQLWYSLRITLIMKGRNSEYHTIWPKFGIIDFSCNNFGGEIPNAIGDLTSLHQLNLSHNALNGSIPNSFGQLSNLESLDLSVNRLIGPIPVELAGLTFLQVLNLSYNKLVGEIPNGRQLQTFSADSFKGNPGLCGFNLNISCSSDSDDSDHLSPEEDENGEEKSEIEWEYVSSALGYVVGLGSIAWTLLCRRSFRERYFEKIEEIVDKIFYERARRRRHERRRRRVEMRNEVRRQQRR from the coding sequence ATGCTTCCAAAGTTGTTCCTCGTCATTTCTACACTAATTTCCTCCTTCATTTTCACTACTCATTCTTATAATACCCAATGTCTTCACCATCAGAAAATCTTGTTGCTTCAACTCAAGGATGAGTTGAGTTTCAATTCTTCTCTTTCAACAAAATTGGTGCGATGGAATGAAAGGGATGAGTGCTGCAAGTGGCCCGGTGTGGCATGTGATGCTGCTGGCTACGTCGTTAGTTTGCAGCTCCATAACGAGTCCATTTCTGGTGGAATCGCGGATTCATCGAGTCTCTTCAGACTTGAATATCTAGAGAATCTTAACCTGGCCTACAATAAGTTCAACAACACTCCCATTCCGAAAGGTATTCACAATCTCACCTATTTGACACACTTGAATTTATCCTATGCTTATTTTGGTGGGCAGGTTCCCGCTGAAATTTCTTCCTTGAGGAGGTTGGTTAGTCTCGACATCTCCAACGAGTATTCGGGACCTCCAAGTCCTGAGCTCCCAAATTTGGAGATGCTTGTCCAAAATCTAACAGGGCTTCGAGAGCTCTATCTTGATTATGTCGATGTTACTTCATCTCATGAGAGGAGAAAATGGAACCACATTATATCATCATATTTACCCAACCTCACTGCGTTGAGCTTGCGTGGTTGTGGTTTGTCTGGCCCTTTAGCTGAGTCCTTTTGGCAactccattccctttccatccTTCGATTGGGTTATAACAATCTTTCAACAGAAGTTCTGGACTCGTTCGCCAATTTTCCAAGTTTGACTTCTTTGTCTCTTTATAGCTGTGGTTTGAAGGGTTCGATTCCATCCACCTTTGCTAACCTAACCAACCTGATTCGTGTTGATTTGTCAAGTAACTTCTTCACAGGCTCACTTTCTTCTATGCTGTTTGAAGGTCTTTCCAATCTTGTTTATTTAGATTTGAGGAATAATTCATTCTCTGGTAATATTCCCCACTCTCTCTTTGCTCTCCCTTCATTGTTGGGACTGGATCTTAGCAGCAATCAATTTAATGGCACTTTGCAACTAGACAAATGTCAAAACCTTGCCAATCTAACCCGACTTGATCTATCTCACAATAGATTGTCAGTAGATGTAGGCAACCTCAATTCAACTTCATATGGAAGTCTCCAACTAAAAGTGTTAACACTAGCTTCATGTAATTTGTCCCATTTTCCTAGTTGGATTTGGGGAACACAACTTTGGTATTTGGACCTCTCTTATAATCTTCTAACAGATCTGCAAAAGCCTTACCATATCCCTGCTTCTCTTCGATTCCTATTCTTGCAGTCTAACCAGCTCAAGGGTGAGTTGCACCTGCCCATTCCATCTGCGTCTCAACTCTCGTACTTGTTTCTTGGTAATAACAGTTTAAGTGGATCGATTCCAACCTCCCTTTGCAGTGCCACGAGCCTCCGTGTTCTTGATTTGTCTGGCAATAGATTAAGTGGCAGCATACCCCCTTGCTTACTTGAAAACATTTCAGAGTTAGATCTAAGCCAAAACAACATCAGCGGTAGCATTCCAGATAATTTTCCAATGGATTGTTTTCTAGCATATTTGGATGTTAACAATAATACTTTAGAAGGGAAAATCCCAAAGTCCCTTGAAAGATGCGAGCAGTTGCAGTTCATGAATGTTGGGAACAACAACATCACTGACAGTTTCCCGTGCATGCTATCATCGAAGTTGCGAGTTCTTGTTTTGCACTCTAACAGATTCCATGGGGAAGTAAGATGTCACAACATGAACTGGGAAGATCTCCAAATTCTAGATATATCTTCCAATCAGTTCAGTGGAAATCTGGAATCGATAAACTTTTCTAGTTGGAAGACAATGATGCTACAGAGTGATGAACAATTGAGGAACGGCGATTCAAATTTCTATTACTCACAATTGTGGTATTCATTACGCATCACATTAATCATGAAAGGGAGAAATTCAGAGTATCACACGATTTGGCCAAAGTTTGGTATCATTGATTTCTCTTGCAATAATTTCGGAGGAGAGATACCAAATGCAATTGGTGATCTTACCTCACTTCATCAGCTCAACCTCTCCCACAATGCCCTCAATGGAAGCATCCCAAACTCATTTGGTCAGTTGAGTAATCTCGAATCACTCGACCTCTCTGTAAATCGACTCATCGGGCCAATACCAGTGGAGCTTGCAGGGCTCACATTTCTTCAAGTCCTGAATCTGTCCTACAATAAGCTGGTTGGAGAGATCCCAAATGGCCGTCAGTTACAAACATTTTCAGCTGATTCCTTCAAAGGGAATCCGGGGTTGTGTGGTTTCAATCTCAACATAAGCTGCAGTAGTGATAGTGATGACAGTGATCATTTGTCACCAGAAGAAGATGAAAACGGGGAAGAGAAGAGTGAGATCGAGTGGGAGTATGTATCTTCTGCGCTTGGTTATGTTGTGGGATTAGGAAGCATTGCATGGACGCTTTTATGCCGCAGAAGCTTCAGAGAAAGATATTTCGAGAAAATAGAAGAGATTGTTGACAAGATTTTCTACGAGAGAGCCAGGAGAAGAAGAcatgaaagaagaagaagaagagtagAGATGAGGAATGAGGTTAGGAGACAGCAGAGAAGATGA
- the LOC131013487 gene encoding receptor-like protein 6, with protein MLPKLFFVISTLISSFIFTTHSYNTQCLHHQKILLLQLKDELSFNSSLSTKLVRWNERDECCKWHGVECDVAGYVVSLQLDNESISGGIADSSSLFRLVHLQKLNLAYNDFNNTPIPKGIHNLTYLTHLNLSDAGFGGQVPAEISSLRRLVSLDISSDYIFVKLEMLVRNLTGLRELYLDDVNVNSSHERRKWSHIISSYLPNLTALSLYDCGLSGPLAKSFWQLHSLSILRLDYNNLGPELPDLFANFPTLTTLFLSNCSLKGSIPSTFANLTNLIRLDLSDNSFSGNIPHSLFALPSLLELDLRSNQFNGTFQLDKFLSLANLTLLDLSHNRLSVDVGNLNSTSYGNLNISCTTDSDDSDHLSPEEDENGEEKSEIEWEYVSSALGYVVGLGSIAWTLLCRRSFRERYFEKIEEIVDKIFYERARKIKKT; from the coding sequence ATGCTTCCAAAGTTGTTCTTCGTCATTTCTACACTAATTTCCTCCTTCATTTTCACTACTCATTCTTATAATACCCAATGTCTTCACCATCAGAAAATCTTGTTGCTTCAACTCAAGGATGAGTTGAGTTTCAATTCTTCTCTTTCAACAAAATTGGTGCGATGGAATGAAAGGGATGAGTGCTGCAAGTGGCACGGTGTGGAATGTGATGTTGCTGGCTACGTCGTCAGTTTGCAGCTCGATAATGAGTCCATTTCTGGTGGAATCGCGGATTCATCGAGTCTCTTCAGACTTGTGCATCTGCAGAAGCTAAATCTAGCCTACAATGATTTCAACAACACTCCCATTCCGAAAGGTATTCACAATCTCACCTATTTGACACACTTGAATTTATCCGATGCTGGATTTGGTGGGCAGGTTCCCGCTGAAATTTCTTCCTTGAGGAGGTTGGTTAGTCTCGATATCTCCTCTGATTATATATTTGTGAAACTGGAGATGCTTGTCCGAAATCTAACAGGGCTTCGGGAGCTTTATCTTGATGATGTGAATGTTAATTCCTCTCATGAGAGGAGAAAATGGAGCCACATTATATCATCATATTTACCCAACCTCACCGCGTTGAGCTTATATGATTGTGGTTTATCTGGCCCTTTAGCTAAGTCCTTTTGGCAactccattccctttccatccTTCGACTAGATTATAACAATCTTGGACCAGAACTTCCAGACTTGTTCGCCAATTTTCCAACTTTGACCACTTTGTTTCTTTCTAACTGCAGTTTGAAGGGTTCGATTCCATCCACCTTTGCTAACCTAACCAACCTGATTCGTCTCGATTTGTCAGACAATTCATTCTCTGGTAATATTCCCCACTCTCTCTTTGCTCTCCCTTCATTGTTGGAACTTGATCTTCGCAGCAATCAGTTTAATGGCACTTTTCAACTGGACAAGTTTCTAAGTCTTGCCAATCTAACCCTACTTGATCTATCTCACAATAGATTGTCAGTAGATGTTGGCAACCTCAATTCAACTTCATATGGAAATCTCAACATAAGCTGCACTACTGATAGTGATGACAGTGATCATTTGTCGCCAGAAGAAGATGAAAACGGGGAAGAGAAGAGTGAGATCGAGTGGGAGTATGTATCTTCTGCGCTTGGTTATGTTGTGGGATTAGGAAGCATTGCATGGACGCTTTTATGCCGCAGAAGCTTCAGAGAAAGATATTTCGAGAAAATAGAAGAGATTGTTGACAAGATTTTCTACGAGAGAGCGAGGAAAATTAAGAAGAcatga
- the LOC131006221 gene encoding uncharacterized protein LOC131006221, producing MPPKRGRPVRNNNNRRNRNAVPEEPQDARGHNPSPPPPTRRVEELFLRQNPPTFDGTSEPAEAEIWVRAMERIFNFLRCTDEERLSCVSFQLTGSADFWWEARRKILTPEQWASYTWEDFKTGLYDKYIPKSYRKKKEAEFYELKQGNKSVVEYDKEFCNLSRFAPQQVDTDEKMAEKFCAGLRYEIRMALASHGGLSYTESLNRALDIEAAMPSDKSAPPFISTSNDPPVASHTLKGKRKWDNNEDNINQTSKKVWQEYERAEQFIQPRHEAQTNLERTGGNQGQKGVLPCPNCGKMHRGICRAGTNGCYNCGQKGHYSTQCPNRQRGSAVGNTRTPLPAIRGHLRNQPQSHQ from the coding sequence atgccgcctaagagaggacgccctgtgagaaacaataacaatcgcagaaaccgtaacgctgtacccgaagaaccacaagatgctcgaggacataacccatcccctccgcctccgactaggagagtcgaagaactctttttaaggcaaaatccacctacgtttgacggaacgagtgaaccggctgaagctgagatttgggtgcgtgcaatggaacgcattttcaactttctacgttgtactgatgaggagcgcctatcttgcgtctctttccaactaacaggatcagctgacttctggtgggaagcacgtcgaaaaattctgacacctgaacaatgggcaagttatacttgggaagattttaagacgggattatatgataaatatattccgaaaagctataggaaaaagaaagaagctgagttctacgagttgaagcaaggaaataaatctgtggttgaatacgacaaggaattctgcaacctgtctaggtttgctccgcaacaagtggacacagatgagaagatggcagagaaattttgtgccggtctacggtacgaaattaggatggctctagcaagccacggaggactctcatacacggagtctctgaacagggcacttgacattgaagctgcaatgccgtcagACAAGTCAGCCCCACCATTTATCTCAACGTCAAATGATCCACCAGTagcctcacatactctcaaagggaagcgcaagtgggacaacaacgaagacaatatcaatcagactagtaagaaagtgtggcaagaatatgaacgggccgaacagtttattcaaccaaggcacgaggcacagactaacctcgAGCGAACTGGGGGTAACCAAGGTCAGAAAGGAGTTTtaccttgcccaaattgtggtaagatgcataggggtatttgtcgggctggaactaacggttgttacaattgtggccaaaaaggtcactactccacgcaatgccccaatAGACAACGAGGTTCAGCAGTTGGGAACACCCGCacccccttgccagcaatacgtggacacttgcgaaatcagcctcaatcacatcagtga